Proteins from one Hoplias malabaricus isolate fHopMal1 chromosome 2, fHopMal1.hap1, whole genome shotgun sequence genomic window:
- the LOC136687456 gene encoding piggyBac transposable element-derived protein 4-like — MPMPRKRRCTTQDVAEDAFGSGDEDRGSGFESALSDAEEMFSNAMDPVLDDPTLAQAEGSESLIAKECPDAVNSESNEKNKFFEESKSWKDLDEEDSDLFHHKFLPARNPGSLLKDRKYSPLELFQLFFSMETIASLCNNTNKNAKIKKEKGKKYKWEPVETGEFMKFCGILVYMGIIRCPRIQDYWRSDNVWQTPFVRKVMGRERFQAISWSFHISDPDTDSENNTKKGTEGYDKLAKIRPLMESIKLSCKAFYHPRRRLSIDERMVPTMVKNGMKMFLKFQPNKWGYKLFVLCDSETGYTCDLQVYTSSDVYSTSNGLSYDSVMSLVNPSFLGTGYVLYCDSFFTSPALFRDLYEMKIGACGTVRENRSGFPRTQENALTKTSERGSMRWIRQGPLLFVKWQDTQVVSMCSTIHKAFAGNVITRRLRQPDGTWKPCEIPLPAPVKSFNKYMGGVDLSDQRLQSYTNYRTNYKWYKTFFFHFLDMAVANTYLLYKEQCETKSLKTMTYLDFKRRLCAELCDVKMKILVPPVVPLEHEIERLKGGRRVCKQCKVEGRRSDTSWQCGRCEVPLCGSAARNCFRNWHLPDHLKKKVDPPCRPQRFISHLRSKCSEVTVTID, encoded by the exons GCAGGCTGAGGGGTCTGAGAGTCTAATAGCAAAAGAGTGTCCAGATGCGGTCAACAGTGAGTCCAATGA GAAAAATAAATTCTTTGAAGAGTCAAAAAGTTGGAAGGATCTAGATGAGGAGGACAGTGACCTCTTCCACCATAAATTCCTTCCTGCCCGAAATCCAGGATCTCTGCTCAAGGATAGAAAATACAGTCCACTTGAActttttcagttgtttttttccatgGAAACCATTGCAAGCCTGTGTAATAACACCAACAAAAATGCcaagataaagaaagaaaaagggaagaAGTATAAATGGGAACctgtggaaacaggagagttcaTGAAATTTTGTGGAATACTTGTGTACATGGGTATCATTCGTTGTCCTAGAATACAAGATTACTGGCGATCAGATAATGTGTGGCAAACTCCATTTGTTCGGAAAGTCATGGGCAGAGAAAGATTTCAGGCCATCAGCTGGAGCTTTCACATCAGCGACCCAGACACAGACAgtgaaaacaacacaaagaaGGGAACAGAAGGCTATGACAAGTTGGCAAAAATCAGGCCACTGATGGAGAGCATAAAGCTGTCATGCAAAGCATTTTATCATCCTAGGAGACGCCTGTCAATTGATGAAAGAATGGTACCGACAATGGTCAAGAACGGGATGAAGATGTTCCTAAAGTTCCAGCCTAATAAGTGGGGTTACAAACTCTTTGTCCTGTGTGACTCAGAAACTGGGTATACATGTGATTTACAAGTCTACACCAGTAGTGACGTATACAGTACATCTAATGGATTAAGTTATGATTCTGTAATGTCTCTTGTGAATCCTAGCTTTCTTGGCACAGGTTATGTTTTATACTGTGACAGTTTCTTCACAAGTCCGGCTCTGTTCAGGGATCTATACGAGATGAAGATAGGAGCATGTGGCACAGTGCGAGAAAACAGATCAGGATTTCCTAGAACCCAGGAAAACGCTTTGACCAAAACATCGGAGCGGGGCAGTATGCGATGGATCCGACAGGGACCGCTTTTGTTTGTGAAGTGGCAGGATACACAAGTGGTGTCCATGTGCTCTACCATCCACAAAGCCTTTGCTGGGAATGTGATAACAAGAAGGCTGAGACAACCAGACGGAACCTGGAAACCCTGTGAAATTCCTCTGCCAGCACCAGTCAAATCTTTTAACAAGTATATGGGTGGAGTTGATTTGTCTGACCAGCGACTTCAGAGTTataccaactacagaacaaatTACAAGTGGTACAAAAccttcttttttcatttcctgGACATGGCTGTAGcaaacacctacctgctgtacAAAGAGCAATGTGAAAccaaatcattaaaaacaatgacaTACCTAGATTTCAAAAGGAGGCTCTGTGCTGAGCTATGTGATGTCAAAATGAAGATCCTTGTGCCTCCAGTTGTACCATTGGAACATGAAATTGAACGTCTCAAAGGGGGTCGGAGAGTGTGCAAACAGTGCAAGGTGGAAGGCAGGAGGAGTGACACTTCATGGCAGTGTGGACGCTGTGAAGTTCCACTGTGTGGATCAGCAGCAAGGAACTGTTTCCGGAACTGGCACCTGCCtgatcatttaaaaaagaaagtaGATCCTCCATGTCGACCTCAACGTTTCATTTCACATTTACGTTCAAAGTGCAGTGAAGTCACTGTAACTATTGACTAA
- the LOC136687457 gene encoding piggyBac transposable element-derived protein 4-like translates to MATPKKRKSRVDELEDEFDCSDEDSGSGFESGLSDEEDMFINGMDPVLDDPRMAKPEETPFAPLSPASPESVTDDGHLSPQESERWKNADEEDNENFCFKFIPARVPGSILTSSKDYSPLELFQLFFSMDVILSLCRNTNKNARMKKDKGKRFKWEPVNIREFMKYCGILVYMGVIRCPRIQDYWRADSVWQTPFVRRVMGRDRFQAISWSFHISDPDTDSENYKKKGTEGYDKLAKIRPLMESIKISCKSFYHPRRYLSVDERMVPTKAKNGLKVYLKSKPHKWGYKLFVLCDSTNGYTCDFSVFTGKDPCTNSHGLSYNSVMSLVNPSFLGTGYVLYCDRFFTSPALFRDLYEMKIGACGTVRENRSGFPRTQENALIKTSERGSLRWIRQGPLLFVKWQDTQVVSMCSTVHKAFAGNVITRRLRQPDGTWKPCEIPLPIPVQSYNKYMGGVDLSDQRLQNYTTRRKTYRWYKTFFFHFLDMAVFNAYLLYKEQCEAKSQKPLSHLNFRRKLCEELCHPKGQVEVCPAVPVDHKLERLQGSRRVCKQCKVEGRRSDTSWQCVRCDVPLCASAVKNCFHNWHRKLINE, encoded by the exons ATGGCCAcgccaaagaaaagaaaatctaGAGTCGATGAGCTTGAGGATGAATTTGACTGCAGTGATGAAGACTCGGGATCTGGGTTTGAAAGTGGTCTTTCAGACGAAGAAGATATGTTTATCAACGGAATGGACCCCGTTCTGGACGACCCCAGAATGGC GAAGCCTGAAGAAACTCCTTTTGCACCATTGTCTCCAGCATCACCTGAATCAGTGACTGATGA tggacatctATCACCACAAGAGTCAGAGAGGTGGAAGAATGCAGATGAGGAGGATAATGAGAATTTTTGCTTTAAATTCATCCCTGCCCGAGTTCCAGGATCAATTCTTACAAGTAGTAAAGACTATAGTCCACTTGAActttttcagttgtttttttccatgGATGTCATTCTCAGCCTGTGTAGAAACACCAACAAGAATGCAAGGATGAAGAAAGACAAGGGGAAAAGGTTTAAATGGGAACCTGTCAACATCAGAGAGTTCATGAAATATTGTGGGATTCTTGTGTACATGGGTGTCATTCGTTGTCCTAGAATACAAGATTACTGGCGAGCAGATAGTGTGTGGCAAACTCCATTTGTTCGGAGAGTCATGGGCAGAGATAGGTTTCAGGCCATCAGCTGGAGCTTTCACATCAGCGACCCAGACACAGACAGTGAGAACTACAAAAAGAAGGGAACAGAAGGCTATGACAAGTTGGCAAAAATCAGGCCACTGATGGAGAGCATAAAGATTTCATGCAAATCATTTTATCATCCTAGGAGATACCTGTCAGTTGATGAAAGAATGGTGCCCACCAAAGCAAAGAATGGTTTAAAGGTCTACCTAAAGTCTAAGCCTCATAAGTGGGGTTACAAACTTTTTGTCCTGTGTGACTCAACAAATGGGTATACATGTGATTTTTCAGTCTTCACTGGTAAAGACCCATGCACAAATTCCCATGGTCTAAGTTACAACTCTGTAATGTCTCTTGTGAATCCTAGCTTTCTTGGCACAGGTTATGTTTTATACTGTGACAGATTCTTCACAAGTCCGGCTCTGTTCAGGGATCTATATGAGATGAAGATAGGAGCATGTGGCACAGTGCGAGAAAACAGATCAGGATTTCCTAGAACCCAGGAAAACGCTTTGATCAAAACATCGGAGCGTGGCAGTTTGCGATGGATCCGACAGGGACCGCTTTTGTTTGTGAAGTGGCAGGATACACAAGTGGTGTCCATGTGCTCTACTGTCCACAAAGCTTTTGCAGGGAATGTGATAACAAGAAGGCTGAGACAACCAGACGGAACCTGGAAACCCTGTGAAATTCCTCTGCCAATACCAGTCCAATCTTATAACAAGTATATGGGTGGAGTTGATTTGTCAGACCAGCGACTTCAGAATTATACCACTCGCAGAAAGACTTACAGGTGGTATAAAAccttcttttttcatttcctgGACATGGCTGTGTTCAATGCCTACCTGCTGTACAAAGAGCAATGTGAAGCCAAATCACAAAAGCCTTTGTCCcaccttaatttcagaaggaaGCTGTGTGAGGAGCTTTGTCACCCTAAAGGGCAGGTTGAAGTGTGTCCAGCTGTCCCAGTGGACCACAAACTTGAACGCCTCCAAGGAAGTCGGAGAGTGTGCAAACAGTGCAAGGTGGAAGGCAGGAGGAGTGACACTTCGTGGCAGTGTGTAAGATGTGATGTGCCACTGTGTGCATCAGCTGTAAAAAACTGCTTCCACAACTGGcacagaaaattaataaatgaataa